One window from the genome of Pandoraea fibrosis encodes:
- the rsxB gene encoding electron transport complex subunit RsxB — MSEVTALAQRIDALLPQTQCTKCGYAGCRPYADAIASGQASYNQCPPGGAEGVERLAKLLGRPVIPLNPENGVARPRPRAVIDESLCIGCTLCLQACPVDAIVGAAKLMHTVIEDRCTGCDLCVPPCPVDCIDMVPVTGERTGWDAWSQTQADDARRHFEAHQARLEKEKAQREARLAARAARVAPHAPSAPSTPGATQDTQTQAMPSPVSSSSTQTPTASPVADEAAAAAARKQAIIQAALERARQKKAALAAEGLGPKNTENVSAAVQAQIDEAEARRKRLGLDANPDTTPPAAPSGKA; from the coding sequence GTGTCCGAAGTCACCGCGCTCGCGCAGCGCATCGATGCCCTATTGCCCCAGACGCAGTGCACCAAGTGCGGTTACGCCGGTTGCCGGCCGTATGCCGACGCCATCGCCAGTGGGCAGGCCAGCTATAACCAGTGCCCGCCGGGCGGTGCCGAGGGCGTCGAGCGTCTCGCCAAACTGCTTGGCCGGCCCGTGATTCCTCTTAATCCGGAGAATGGCGTTGCACGCCCTCGTCCGCGCGCCGTCATCGACGAATCGCTGTGTATCGGCTGCACGCTCTGCCTGCAAGCCTGTCCCGTCGATGCCATCGTGGGGGCGGCGAAGTTGATGCATACGGTCATCGAAGACCGCTGCACCGGTTGCGACCTGTGTGTGCCGCCATGCCCCGTCGACTGCATCGACATGGTGCCGGTCACGGGCGAACGCACTGGCTGGGACGCCTGGTCACAGACACAGGCCGACGACGCCCGCCGCCATTTCGAGGCGCATCAGGCGCGTCTCGAAAAAGAAAAGGCGCAGCGCGAAGCACGGTTGGCCGCGCGTGCGGCACGCGTCGCCCCCCATGCGCCGTCGGCGCCAAGTACGCCCGGTGCAACGCAAGACACGCAAACCCAGGCAATGCCATCGCCGGTTTCATCCAGCAGCACACAGACGCCGACCGCGTCGCCGGTGGCCGACGAGGCCGCCGCGGCTGCTGCGCGGAAGCAAGCCATCATTCAAGCCGCACTGGAACGCGCACGTCAGAAGAAGGCTGCGCTGGCCGCCGAGGGGCTCGGGCCGAAGAATACGGAGAATGTCTCCGCCGCGGTACAAGCGCAGATCGACGAAGCCGAAGCACGTCGCAAGCGATTGGGGCTCGACGCGAATCCTGACACCACGCCCCCGGCCGCCCCTTCCGGCAAGGCCTAG
- a CDS encoding malonic semialdehyde reductase, giving the protein MSTIAKEAIAQLFTDARTHNVWLDKPVSDDTLRELYDLVKWGPTSANTTPARIVFVKSEQAKAKLLECMAPGNVEKTRTAPVTAIIAFDLKFYEQLPKLFPNGAEKMVPMFSGDAAKAAGAAHMNSSLQGGYFILAARALGLDCGPMAGFDAQKVNDTFFSGTEWRVNFICNLGYGDHDKLFPRNPRLSFDEAARII; this is encoded by the coding sequence ATGAGCACTATTGCCAAAGAAGCCATCGCCCAACTGTTCACCGATGCCCGCACGCACAACGTGTGGCTCGACAAGCCGGTCAGCGACGATACGTTGCGCGAACTGTACGACCTCGTGAAGTGGGGCCCGACATCGGCCAACACCACGCCTGCGCGTATCGTCTTCGTGAAGAGTGAGCAGGCGAAGGCCAAGCTGCTCGAATGCATGGCACCAGGCAACGTCGAGAAGACCCGCACGGCGCCTGTGACGGCCATCATCGCGTTCGATCTGAAGTTCTACGAGCAACTGCCCAAGCTGTTCCCGAATGGTGCCGAGAAGATGGTGCCGATGTTCTCGGGCGACGCTGCCAAGGCTGCCGGCGCTGCGCACATGAACAGCTCGCTGCAAGGCGGTTATTTCATTCTCGCCGCCCGTGCGCTGGGCCTCGACTGCGGTCCGATGGCCGGTTTCGATGCGCAGAAGGTCAACGACACGTTCTTCAGCGGCACCGAGTGGCGCGTCAATTTCATCTGTAATCTGGGGTACGGCGATCACGACAAGCTGTTCCCGCGCAACCCGCGCCTGTCGTTCGACGAGGCGGCTCGCATCATCTGA
- a CDS encoding DMT family transporter — MHPVPPPSAWAGVALIAVSASAFGAMAIFARAAAASGADIFAMLLFRFFVAAILLLVWCRWQRVRFPSRRRALGIALMGGVGYVGQSLCFFGALQYAQASLVALLLYLYPVFVTILAALFLHERLTSVTLGALVLCSLGTALTVGGGHGQPLGMALAVASALIYSGYIVVGARLTKGVDARATATLVCVAATVSFGVLAVVRVAQGLPLQWPTGSGGWAALVAIAVCSTVIAILTFFAGLQRLGAGRASMLSTLEPVVTVLLAAMLLGETLTVAQLGGGVLILAGVIWLSARGAPANS, encoded by the coding sequence ATGCATCCCGTCCCTCCGCCGTCGGCCTGGGCCGGTGTGGCGTTGATTGCCGTGTCGGCGTCTGCGTTCGGCGCCATGGCGATTTTTGCGCGGGCGGCCGCGGCGTCCGGCGCGGACATCTTCGCGATGCTGCTGTTCCGTTTCTTCGTGGCCGCCATCCTGTTGCTCGTCTGGTGTCGGTGGCAAAGGGTGCGCTTCCCGTCGCGCCGCCGGGCGCTTGGCATTGCGCTGATGGGGGGTGTCGGCTACGTCGGCCAGTCGTTGTGCTTCTTCGGGGCGCTGCAATACGCGCAGGCGTCGCTGGTCGCGCTGCTGCTGTATCTGTACCCGGTGTTTGTGACGATATTGGCGGCGCTCTTTCTGCATGAACGTCTGACGTCGGTGACGCTGGGGGCACTCGTGCTTTGCTCGCTCGGCACCGCGCTCACCGTGGGTGGCGGGCACGGGCAGCCGTTGGGCATGGCGTTGGCCGTGGCGTCGGCGCTGATCTATTCGGGCTATATCGTGGTCGGTGCCCGGTTGACGAAGGGGGTCGACGCCCGCGCCACCGCAACGCTCGTCTGTGTGGCGGCCACCGTCTCCTTTGGCGTGCTGGCGGTCGTGCGTGTGGCGCAAGGATTGCCGCTGCAATGGCCGACGGGCTCGGGCGGCTGGGCGGCGCTTGTCGCCATCGCGGTGTGTTCGACGGTCATCGCCATTCTGACGTTCTTCGCCGGTCTGCAGCGTCTCGGGGCAGGGCGCGCCTCGATGCTCTCGACGCTGGAGCCGGTGGTCACGGTCTTGCTCGCGGCCATGCTGCTGGGCGAAACGCTCACCGTGGCGCAGCTTGGCGGCGGCGTGCTGATTCTGGCCGGGGTGATCTGGCTATCGGCGCGCGGTGCGCCTGCCAACTCTTGA
- a CDS encoding AAA family ATPase, which produces MRFEGSSQYVATDDLKLAVNAAATLQRPLLIKGEPGTGKTMLAEEVAAALDMPLLQWHVKSTTKAQQGLYEYDAVSRLRDSQLGDERVRDIANYIVKGVLWQAFEADHPVVLLIDEIDKADIEFPNDLLRELDRMEFYVYETRQLVKARHRPLVIITSNNEKELPDAFLRRCFFHYIKFPDPVTMQSIIDVHFPNIRRELVSAAMATFFEVREIPGLKKKPSTSELIDWLKLLMAEEIGPEALRSADNKLAIPPLAGALLKNEQDMHLFERLVFMNRANR; this is translated from the coding sequence ATGCGCTTCGAAGGCTCTTCCCAGTACGTCGCCACCGACGACCTCAAGCTCGCCGTGAACGCGGCGGCCACGCTGCAACGACCGCTGCTCATCAAGGGCGAACCCGGCACCGGCAAGACCATGCTCGCGGAGGAAGTTGCCGCCGCGCTCGACATGCCGTTGCTGCAATGGCACGTGAAGTCCACGACCAAGGCCCAGCAAGGGTTGTACGAGTACGATGCCGTCTCGCGTCTGCGCGACTCGCAACTGGGCGACGAACGGGTGCGCGACATCGCGAACTACATCGTGAAGGGCGTGCTCTGGCAAGCCTTCGAGGCCGATCATCCTGTCGTGCTGCTCATCGACGAGATCGACAAGGCCGACATCGAATTCCCCAACGACCTGCTGCGCGAGCTCGACCGAATGGAGTTCTACGTGTACGAGACACGCCAGTTGGTGAAGGCCCGCCATCGTCCGCTCGTCATCATCACGTCGAACAACGAGAAGGAACTGCCTGACGCCTTCCTGCGCCGCTGCTTCTTCCACTACATCAAGTTCCCCGATCCGGTGACGATGCAGTCGATCATCGACGTGCACTTCCCGAACATCCGCCGCGAGTTGGTCAGTGCCGCGATGGCGACCTTCTTCGAGGTGCGGGAGATCCCGGGACTCAAGAAGAAGCCATCGACCTCGGAGCTGATCGACTGGCTCAAGCTGCTGATGGCCGAGGAAATCGGCCCCGAAGCGCTGCGCAGCGCCGACAACAAGCTGGCGATCCCGCCGCTGGCCGGCGCGCTGCTCAAGAACGAACAGGACATGCATCTGTTCGAGCGCCTCGTGTTCATGAATCGCGCCAACCGGTAA
- a CDS encoding TetR/AcrR family transcriptional regulator — protein sequence MTTPETKIKRDPERTRQRILAAAIEEFAERGSSGARVDSIARRAEINERMLYYYFGNKDQLYLAVLEEVYGEFNRAEHALKLDVLPPLDAVAELAHFVWDYYAEHPELIQLINNENLFEAKSMRQSTEIRQQVSPIVELLAQTLKRGEASGEIRLGVDPVDLYVTISAMGYYVMSNRHTLSIVMGRDLMAADSRKTYTSFNTQMLIDSLRTR from the coding sequence ATGACAACCCCAGAAACCAAGATCAAACGGGACCCCGAACGCACCCGACAGCGCATTCTTGCCGCTGCGATCGAGGAGTTTGCCGAACGTGGTTCGAGCGGTGCGCGCGTGGACAGCATCGCACGCCGAGCAGAGATCAATGAACGCATGCTGTATTACTACTTCGGCAACAAGGACCAGCTCTATCTGGCTGTGCTCGAAGAGGTCTATGGCGAATTCAACCGTGCGGAACACGCGCTGAAGCTTGACGTCCTTCCCCCGCTCGATGCCGTGGCGGAACTGGCCCATTTCGTGTGGGACTACTACGCCGAACATCCGGAATTGATTCAGCTCATCAATAACGAAAATCTGTTTGAAGCGAAGTCGATGCGTCAGTCGACGGAAATTCGCCAGCAGGTCTCGCCGATTGTCGAGTTGCTTGCCCAGACGCTCAAACGCGGCGAAGCCAGCGGCGAGATCCGTCTGGGCGTCGATCCGGTGGATCTGTACGTGACGATCTCGGCCATGGGCTATTACGTGATGTCGAACCGCCACACGCTGTCCATCGTGATGGGACGCGATCTGATGGCCGCCGATTCACGTAAGACGTACACGTCCTTCAACACGCAAATGCTGATCGATTCGTTGCGTACGCGATGA
- a CDS encoding c-type cytochrome, translating to MKKFLTMMALALGSTSLTSLSALHAAELKPNLDAAKDKVAMCIGCHGIPDYRTAFPEVYHVPRIGGQNAKYIENALKEYAKGDRKFQTMHGIAATLTDQDIVDIAAYYAAQTASTPVNPQK from the coding sequence ATGAAAAAGTTCCTCACGATGATGGCGCTGGCGCTCGGCAGCACGTCGCTCACGTCACTTAGTGCGCTTCACGCGGCTGAACTCAAGCCCAATCTGGACGCGGCCAAGGACAAGGTGGCCATGTGTATCGGCTGCCACGGCATTCCCGACTATCGCACCGCATTTCCCGAGGTGTATCACGTGCCCCGGATCGGCGGACAGAATGCGAAGTACATCGAAAACGCCCTGAAGGAGTACGCGAAGGGCGATCGCAAGTTCCAGACGATGCATGGCATCGCAGCCACGTTGACCGATCAGGACATCGTCGACATTGCCGCGTACTACGCGGCGCAAACGGCGTCGACACCGGTCAATCCCCAGAAGTAA
- a CDS encoding amino acid aminotransferase produces the protein MTLFSAVELAPRDPILGLNEAYNADHRTEKVNLGVGVYFNAEGKLPLLKAVKAAEEQRVAAGLPRGYLPIEGIAAYDKAVQEMLFGKESPVLTEGRVITAQALGGTGALKIGADFLKQLNPNATVAISDPSWENHRALFTQAGFNVVSYPYYDAESHGVNLSGMLDMLGKEPEGTIVVLHACCHNPTGVDLTMDQWAQVVEVVKARKLVPFLDIAYQGFGDGIDADAAVVRLFAAAGLNFFVSSSFSKSFSLYGERVGALSIVTGSKDESTRVLSQLKRVIRTNYSNPPTHGGSVVAAVLGNAELRALWEEELAEMRERIRAMRLALVEKLRAHGVERDFSFVIKQRGMFSYSGLTADQVERLREEFGIYAVSTGRICVAALNDKNIDVVASAIAKVLR, from the coding sequence ATGACCCTCTTTTCCGCTGTCGAACTCGCCCCGCGCGACCCCATCCTTGGCCTGAACGAAGCCTACAACGCCGATCACCGTACCGAAAAAGTGAATCTGGGCGTGGGCGTGTATTTCAATGCGGAAGGCAAACTGCCCCTGCTCAAGGCCGTGAAGGCAGCGGAAGAACAACGCGTGGCTGCCGGTCTGCCGCGCGGCTATCTGCCGATCGAAGGCATTGCTGCGTATGACAAGGCCGTGCAGGAAATGCTGTTCGGCAAGGAATCGCCCGTGCTGACCGAAGGCCGTGTGATTACCGCTCAGGCGCTGGGCGGCACCGGTGCCCTCAAGATCGGCGCCGACTTCCTGAAGCAACTGAACCCGAACGCCACCGTCGCGATCAGCGACCCGAGCTGGGAAAACCACCGCGCCCTGTTCACGCAAGCCGGCTTCAATGTCGTCTCGTATCCGTACTACGACGCCGAATCGCACGGCGTGAACCTGTCGGGCATGCTCGACATGCTCGGCAAGGAACCGGAAGGCACCATCGTCGTGCTGCACGCGTGCTGCCACAACCCGACCGGCGTTGACCTGACGATGGACCAATGGGCCCAGGTCGTGGAAGTCGTGAAGGCGCGCAAGCTGGTGCCGTTCCTCGACATCGCCTATCAGGGCTTCGGTGACGGCATCGACGCCGACGCCGCCGTGGTGCGCCTGTTCGCGGCCGCCGGCCTGAACTTCTTCGTGTCCAGCTCGTTCTCCAAGTCGTTCTCGCTGTACGGCGAGCGCGTCGGCGCCCTGTCCATCGTGACGGGCAGCAAGGACGAATCGACCCGCGTGCTCTCGCAACTCAAGCGCGTGATCCGCACCAACTACTCGAACCCGCCGACGCATGGCGGCTCGGTCGTCGCCGCCGTGCTGGGCAACGCCGAACTGCGCGCCCTGTGGGAAGAGGAACTGGCCGAAATGCGCGAGCGCATCCGCGCCATGCGTCTGGCACTCGTCGAGAAGCTTCGCGCCCACGGCGTGGAACGCGATTTCTCGTTCGTGATCAAGCAACGCGGCATGTTCTCGTACTCGGGCCTCACGGCCGATCAAGTCGAGCGTCTGCGTGAAGAGTTCGGCATCTACGCCGTGAGCACGGGCCGCATCTGTGTCGCCGCACTCAACGACAAGAACATCGACGTCGTCGCTTCGGCCATCGCCAAAGTGCTGCGCTGA
- a CDS encoding polyhydroxyalkanoate depolymerase — protein MLYQIHEYNRAWLNPLTTWAKAAATTFVNPGSLLAMMPGAPRIAAGYELLYRLGKDYEKPEFNIKAVEVEGHNIPVVEMTAMEKPFCRLLRFKRYADDASAVGQLKDDPVVLVVAPLSGHHATLLRDTVTTLLKDHKVYITDWVDARMVPMEAGEFHLDDYVAYIQDFIRHIGAENLHVISVCQPTVPVLGAISLMASNGEKTPKTMTMMGGPIDARKSPTSVNSLATNKSYEWFENHVIHAVPANYPGSGRLVYPGFLQHAGFVAMNPDRHLKSHWDFYLDLMRGDNDDADSHRRFYDEYNAVLDMAAEYYLDTIKTVFQDFSLARGTWDVAGQRVRPQDIKTTALFTIEGELDDISGSGQTQAAHDLCTGIPAKRRAHFTAPSCGHYGIFSGSRWRNVIYPQIRDFIARNA, from the coding sequence ATGCTGTATCAGATTCATGAGTACAACCGCGCGTGGCTGAACCCCCTCACCACGTGGGCAAAGGCAGCGGCGACGACATTCGTCAACCCGGGCAGCCTGCTTGCCATGATGCCGGGCGCACCCCGCATTGCCGCCGGATACGAACTGCTCTACCGGCTCGGCAAGGACTACGAAAAACCCGAATTCAATATCAAGGCCGTCGAGGTTGAGGGTCACAACATCCCCGTCGTGGAAATGACGGCGATGGAGAAACCGTTCTGTCGTCTGCTGCGATTCAAGCGCTACGCCGACGACGCCAGCGCGGTGGGCCAACTCAAGGACGACCCGGTCGTGCTGGTGGTGGCTCCGCTGTCGGGGCATCACGCCACGCTGCTGCGCGACACCGTCACCACGTTGCTCAAGGACCACAAGGTCTACATTACCGACTGGGTCGATGCACGCATGGTGCCGATGGAAGCCGGCGAGTTCCATCTCGACGACTACGTCGCCTACATTCAGGATTTCATTCGCCACATCGGCGCGGAAAACCTGCACGTCATTTCGGTATGCCAGCCAACCGTGCCGGTGCTCGGCGCGATCTCGCTCATGGCGTCGAACGGTGAGAAAACGCCCAAGACCATGACGATGATGGGCGGCCCGATCGACGCACGCAAGAGCCCGACATCGGTCAACTCGCTCGCGACGAACAAGTCATACGAGTGGTTCGAGAATCACGTGATCCATGCGGTACCGGCCAACTATCCGGGCTCGGGCCGACTGGTCTATCCGGGCTTCCTGCAGCATGCGGGGTTCGTGGCGATGAATCCGGATCGCCATCTGAAGTCGCACTGGGACTTCTATCTCGATCTGATGCGTGGCGACAACGACGACGCCGATTCGCACCGCCGTTTCTACGACGAATACAACGCCGTGCTCGATATGGCGGCCGAGTATTACCTCGACACGATCAAGACCGTTTTCCAGGACTTCAGTCTTGCCCGTGGCACGTGGGACGTCGCCGGCCAGCGGGTGCGCCCGCAGGACATCAAGACGACGGCCCTCTTCACCATCGAAGGCGAACTGGACGACATCTCGGGCAGCGGCCAGACGCAGGCCGCCCACGATCTGTGCACCGGCATTCCGGCCAAGCGCCGGGCGCATTTCACCGCGCCGTCGTGCGGCCATTACGGGATCTTCTCCGGTAGCCGCTGGCGCAACGTGATCTATCCGCAGATTCGCGACTTCATCGCCAGGAACGCCTGA
- the nth gene encoding endonuclease III, with translation MNDAKRRALFETLQQLNPHPTTELEYTSPFELLIAVLLSAQATDVSVNKATRKLYAVANTPAKMLALGEAGVSDYIKTIGLYRTKAKNVIATCQLLLDVHGGEVPRSREALEALPGVGRKTANVVLNTAFGEDTIAVDTHIFRVANRTGLAPGKDPLAVELALERVTPREFKHDAHHWLILHGRYVCKARKPECWHCAIEPLCDFRPKTPAPKA, from the coding sequence ATGAACGACGCCAAACGCCGTGCCCTGTTCGAGACGCTGCAACAGCTCAATCCGCATCCGACAACGGAGCTTGAGTACACGTCGCCCTTCGAGTTGCTGATTGCCGTGCTGCTTTCGGCGCAGGCAACCGACGTCTCGGTGAACAAGGCCACCCGCAAGCTTTACGCCGTGGCGAACACACCGGCGAAGATGCTGGCGCTCGGCGAGGCCGGGGTCTCCGACTACATCAAGACCATCGGGCTGTACCGCACGAAAGCCAAGAACGTCATCGCAACGTGTCAGTTGCTGCTCGACGTCCACGGCGGTGAGGTGCCGCGCTCGCGGGAAGCCCTCGAAGCGTTGCCGGGCGTTGGCCGGAAAACGGCGAACGTGGTGCTCAACACCGCGTTTGGCGAAGACACGATTGCCGTCGACACGCATATCTTCCGGGTGGCGAACCGCACGGGCCTCGCCCCCGGCAAGGACCCGCTGGCGGTCGAACTCGCGCTCGAGCGCGTCACCCCGCGCGAGTTCAAGCACGATGCCCATCACTGGCTCATCCTGCACGGCCGCTACGTATGCAAGGCGCGCAAGCCCGAGTGCTGGCATTGCGCCATCGAACCCCTGTGCGACTTCCGGCCCAAGACGCCCGCACCGAAGGCCTGA
- a CDS encoding benzoate/H(+) symporter BenE family transporter, whose translation MTSSTTPLPPLRPLADTSPSAIVAGFVAMMTGYTSSLVLMFQAGQAAHLSAAQISSWIWALSIGMGVTTIGLSLRYRTPVVVAWSTPGAALLITSLPGVPYGEAIGAFIVCNALIALCGLTGGFETIMRRVPPALASALLAGILFRIGLEIFVAAQHQTALVLSMFFTYLVVKRFAARYAILLALIVGTAVAGGLGLLDFSHFNISLAKPVWTTPSFSLAATISIAIPLFVVAMASQNVPGLAVLRADGYKVPASPLISTTGIASVLLAPFGSHGIHLAAITAAICTGREAHEDPAKRYTAAVWSGVFYLIAGTFGATIAALFAAFPKALVVSIAALALFGSIMNGLANAMHDTRQREAALITFMVTASGLTLLSIGSAFWGLIAGVVTLTILQWRRA comes from the coding sequence ATGACGTCCAGCACCACTCCCCTGCCACCGCTCCGGCCGTTGGCAGATACGTCGCCGTCCGCCATCGTCGCCGGCTTCGTGGCCATGATGACGGGCTACACCAGTTCGCTGGTCCTGATGTTCCAGGCGGGACAAGCCGCCCACCTGTCTGCGGCGCAGATTTCGTCGTGGATCTGGGCGCTCTCCATTGGCATGGGCGTGACGACGATCGGACTATCGCTGCGCTATCGCACTCCGGTGGTCGTCGCCTGGTCGACGCCCGGTGCGGCGCTACTGATCACGTCGCTTCCGGGAGTGCCCTACGGCGAGGCCATCGGCGCGTTCATCGTCTGCAATGCCTTGATCGCGCTGTGCGGGCTGACCGGCGGCTTCGAGACGATCATGCGCCGCGTGCCTCCGGCGCTGGCGTCGGCGCTGCTTGCCGGCATTCTGTTTCGCATCGGACTCGAGATCTTTGTAGCGGCCCAGCATCAGACGGCGCTGGTGCTCTCGATGTTCTTCACGTATCTGGTCGTCAAGCGCTTTGCGGCGCGCTACGCGATTCTGTTGGCGCTGATCGTGGGCACGGCGGTCGCCGGCGGACTCGGCCTGCTCGACTTCAGCCACTTCAATATCTCGCTCGCCAAGCCCGTGTGGACCACGCCGTCGTTCTCGCTGGCGGCCACCATCAGCATTGCGATTCCCTTGTTCGTGGTGGCCATGGCGTCGCAGAACGTGCCGGGGCTCGCCGTGCTGCGCGCCGACGGCTACAAGGTGCCGGCGTCGCCGCTCATTTCGACGACGGGCATCGCGTCGGTGCTGCTCGCACCGTTCGGCTCGCACGGCATTCATCTGGCGGCCATCACCGCCGCGATCTGCACGGGACGCGAAGCGCACGAAGATCCAGCCAAGCGCTACACCGCCGCCGTGTGGTCGGGCGTGTTCTATCTGATTGCCGGCACGTTCGGCGCGACCATCGCGGCACTGTTCGCCGCCTTCCCGAAGGCGCTGGTGGTCTCGATTGCCGCCCTTGCGCTGTTCGGCTCGATCATGAACGGTCTGGCGAACGCCATGCACGACACCCGCCAGCGTGAAGCCGCGCTCATTACGTTCATGGTGACGGCCTCGGGTCTGACGCTGCTCTCGATCGGCTCGGCGTTCTGGGGCCTGATCGCGGGCGTGGTAACGCTCACGATCCTGCAATGGCGACGCGCATGA
- a CDS encoding c-type cytochrome yields the protein MKHSMVKAAAAASLALGAMLAGWTGSAVAAGNIANGKALVDKGMCASCHGANLNAPITPEYPKLAGQYADYVYNALRAYQNETSLVYGRSNAIMKTQVMSNPATIGKDGKPRPFTSQELKDISAYIESLPGDLVTKK from the coding sequence ATGAAGCATTCGATGGTAAAGGCCGCGGCGGCGGCATCCCTGGCGCTCGGCGCCATGCTCGCCGGCTGGACCGGCTCGGCAGTGGCGGCCGGCAATATCGCCAACGGCAAGGCGCTCGTCGACAAAGGCATGTGCGCGAGCTGCCACGGCGCCAATCTGAACGCGCCGATCACCCCGGAGTATCCGAAGCTGGCAGGGCAATATGCGGACTACGTGTATAACGCGCTGCGGGCTTATCAGAACGAAACCAGTCTGGTGTATGGCCGCAGTAACGCCATCATGAAGACGCAGGTCATGTCCAACCCCGCGACGATCGGCAAGGATGGCAAGCCGCGTCCGTTCACGTCGCAGGAACTCAAGGACATTTCGGCCTATATCGAATCGCTGCCCGGCGATCTCGTGACGAAGAAGTAA
- a CDS encoding vWA domain-containing protein produces the protein MLIDFFYTLRAAKLPVSVKEYLTLLEALQRQVIAPSLDEFYYLARLSLIKDEKHYDKFDQAFGAYFKGVQQVVDASGEVPLEWLKKRMQRELSPEDKARIQALGGIDKLMERLRQLFDEQKGRHEGGSKWIGTGGTSPFGNGGFHPEGIRIGGESNGNRTAVKVWDQRTYRDYDDTVELGTRNIKVALRRLRKFAREGAAEELDLDDTIRSTAANAGWLDLKLVPERHNNVKVLMLLDVGGSMDDHIARTEELFSAAKSEFKHLEFYYFHNCVYDYLWRQNRRRHNERFETWDVLRKYPSDYKLIFVGDATMSPYEVLQAGGSVEYNNKEAGAVWLRRFIDRFPHHAWLNPEPEAIWQYRQSISVIRQLFAGRMYPITLAGLESAMRVLSK, from the coding sequence ATGCTGATCGACTTCTTCTACACCTTGCGCGCGGCGAAGCTGCCCGTCTCGGTCAAGGAATACCTGACGCTGCTCGAAGCACTACAGCGTCAGGTCATCGCCCCTTCGCTCGACGAGTTCTACTATCTGGCGCGACTCTCGCTCATCAAGGACGAGAAGCACTACGACAAGTTCGATCAGGCGTTCGGTGCGTATTTCAAGGGCGTGCAGCAAGTCGTCGACGCCTCGGGCGAGGTACCGCTCGAGTGGCTCAAGAAGCGCATGCAACGCGAGCTGTCCCCCGAGGACAAGGCGCGGATTCAGGCGCTGGGCGGCATCGACAAGCTCATGGAGCGGCTGAGGCAACTGTTCGACGAACAGAAAGGCCGTCACGAAGGCGGCAGCAAGTGGATCGGCACGGGCGGCACGTCGCCGTTCGGCAATGGCGGCTTCCATCCCGAAGGCATCCGCATCGGCGGCGAGAGCAACGGCAATCGCACGGCGGTGAAAGTCTGGGATCAACGCACCTATCGCGACTACGACGACACCGTCGAACTCGGCACCCGCAACATCAAGGTCGCGCTGCGGCGCCTGCGCAAGTTTGCGCGCGAGGGTGCCGCCGAGGAACTGGATCTCGACGACACCATTCGTTCGACCGCAGCCAACGCCGGCTGGCTCGATCTGAAACTGGTGCCAGAGCGTCACAACAACGTGAAGGTCCTGATGCTGCTCGACGTCGGCGGCTCGATGGACGACCACATCGCACGTACCGAAGAGCTGTTTTCTGCGGCGAAATCCGAATTCAAGCATCTCGAGTTTTACTACTTCCACAACTGCGTCTACGACTATCTGTGGCGGCAAAACCGACGCCGTCACAACGAGCGCTTCGAGACGTGGGACGTGCTGCGCAAGTACCCGAGCGATTACAAGCTGATCTTTGTGGGCGACGCCACCATGAGTCCCTACGAGGTGCTGCAAGCCGGTGGCTCGGTCGAATACAACAACAAGGAAGCCGGGGCCGTGTGGCTGCGCCGCTTCATCGACCGCTTCCCGCATCACGCATGGCTCAATCCGGAGCCCGAGGCGATATGGCAATATCGCCAGTCGATCTCGGTCATCCGGCAGCTCTTCGCAGGCCGCATGTATCCGATTACGCTGGCCGGACTGGAATCGGCCATGCGCGTGCTAAGCAAGTAA
- a CDS encoding DUF1841 family protein, protein MFNPSRDEVRQFFCTTWQKQRSGSILTPLETIAADWINEHPEYHDALSDTEEASARDYSPEAGQTNPFLHLSMHLAISEQVSIDQPPGIRAAFEKLTQRLDSPHDAQHRIMECLGQTLWEAQRTGQPPDSDAYLQRIEQQASR, encoded by the coding sequence ATGTTCAATCCGAGCCGCGACGAAGTCCGGCAATTCTTCTGCACCACCTGGCAAAAGCAGCGCAGCGGCAGCATCCTGACGCCGCTCGAGACGATTGCCGCCGACTGGATCAACGAACATCCCGAGTATCACGACGCGCTGTCCGATACCGAGGAAGCCAGCGCGCGCGACTACTCGCCCGAGGCCGGACAGACCAATCCGTTCCTGCATCTGTCGATGCATCTGGCCATCAGCGAGCAGGTCTCGATCGATCAGCCACCGGGCATCCGTGCCGCCTTTGAGAAGCTGACCCAACGTCTCGACTCGCCGCACGACGCGCAGCATCGCATCATGGAATGTCTGGGACAAACGCTATGGGAAGCACAACGCACCGGCCAGCCGCCGGACTCGGACGCCTACCTGCAACGCATCGAGCAACAGGCGTCGCGCTGA